A genomic window from Brassica oleracea var. oleracea cultivar TO1000 chromosome C8, BOL, whole genome shotgun sequence includes:
- the LOC106309293 gene encoding uncharacterized protein LOC106309293: MSTSKDNWKPEETRYFFQLYAEERRKGNKVGQQMNKVGKKNIMDAFELRFKKGFSDWKRDYKNKYDSSRKKYIRIRMLTQNRTGLGYDNMGRIDMSDDWWKERERECPGIRKAFCKEIDNMDMFEAEFGGVVVTGAEGWSAQHGEASLNSRVGGDIAEDEADSQPAAETETQGQAPRQTQPAAQTHSGGSRAKRRRKEKDVAVEACEKRTAALEVKNMLAKQLMEREQPFSVETV, translated from the exons ATGTCGACGTCAAAAGAT AATTGGAAACCTGAGGAAACTAGGTATTTTTTCCAACTCTACGCGGAAGAGAGAAGAAAAGGAAATAAGGTTGGTCAGCAAATGAATAAAGTAGGAAAAAAGAACATCATGGATGCGTTTGAGCTGAGGTTTAAGAAGGGATTTTCCGATTGGAAGAGGGACTACAAGAACAAGTACGACAGCAGCAGAAAAAAATACATCAGGATTAGGATGCTGACTCAGAACAGGACAGGACTTGGGTATGATAACATGGGAAGGATCGACATGTCAGATGATTGGTGGAAAGAGCGCGAAAGG GAGTGTCCAGGAATTAGAAAAGCCTTCTGCAAAGAAATTGATAACATGGATATGTTTGAAGCAGAATTTGGTGGTGTAGTAGTTACTGGAGCAGAAGGTTGGAGTGCTCAACATGGAGAAGCAAGCTTGAATTCGAGAGTTGGTGGAGATATTGCTGAGGATGAAGCTGATTCTCAGCCAGCAGCAGAGACAGAAACCCAGGGCCAAGCTCCTCGCCAAACTCAACCAGCAGCTCAGACTCATTCTGGAGGTTCAAGAGCAAAACGAAGGCGTAAGGAGAAAGATGTGGCTGTGGAGGCATGTGAAAAAAGGACAGCTGCTCTTGAAGTGAAGAATATGCTAGCAAAACAATTGATGGAGCGTGAACAACCATTCAGTGTTGAGACCGTATAA
- the LOC106311057 gene encoding uncharacterized protein LOC106311057 gives MASNFFGKPNMRGSSPSSASPTSSSSSPATRRGKKNGSEKPKQPQRGLGVAQLEKIRLHGEMSCNNYNPSLYPQENVRMQGEYSSIPSSSPSFTYASPSSTPYGFYPDMMMGVHRDQYERATMSWNPSYGILESQHSLEPNITRHFLHEDPSSTRRSKSLGSGNQNSGSSDNQELDLELRLSI, from the exons ATGGCAAGTAATTTCTTTGGTAAGCCAAACATGAGAGGATCTTCGCCGTCTTCAGCGTCTCCAACATCGTCTTCTTCATCTCCGGCGACCAGAAGAGGGAAGAAGAATGGTTCCGAGAAGCCAAAGCAGCCACAAAGAGGTCTCGGAGTAGCGCAACTTGAGAAAATTAGATTACACGGCGAGATGAGTTGCAACAATTATAATCCGTCTTTGTATCCTCAG GAGAATGTGAGGATGCAAGGAGAATATTCATCCATACCATCATCATCACCATCCTTTACATATGCATCACCATCATCGACTCCTTATGGCTTCTATCCAGATATGATG ATGGGTGTACATAGAGATCAGTACGAAAGAGCAACCATGAG TTGGAATCCAAGCTACGGCATCTTAGAGAGCCAACATTCTTTGGAACCAAACATCACCAGACATTTCTTACACGAG GATCCAAGTTCTACAAGGCGAAGTAAATCGTTGGGATCAGGAAACCAAAACTCGGGATCGAGTGACAATCAAGAGCTAGATTTGGAATTGAGATTGTCAATTTGA
- the LOC106311327 gene encoding NEDD8-activating enzyme E1 regulatory subunit-like, which yields MAGYDSVKAKFIEESPDTLIMTSPSFFSQFTLVIATQLVEDSMVKLDRICREENNKLVFVRSYGLVGIVRVSIKIIPFLVQFCLKTKESLCCF from the exons ATGGCAGGATATGATTCTGTTAAAGCTAAGTTTATTGAGGAGAGTCCTGATACGCTGATTATGACAAGCCCTTCTTTCTTCTCTCAGTTCACTCTTGTTATAGCCACTCAG CTAGTGGAAGATTCAATGGTTAAGCTTGATAGAATCTGTAGAGAAGAAAACAACAAGCTGGTTTTTGTTCGCTCTTACGGTCTTGTTGGGATTGTTCGTGTGTCAATAAAGATAATACCTTTCTTGGTTCAATTTTGTCTGAAAACTAAGGAATCACTGTGTTGTTTTTGA
- the LOC106309292 gene encoding uncharacterized protein LOC106309292: MAVKMDMSKAYDRVEWDFLALVMKRLGFHDKWINWILQCITSVSYSYLINDSVYGAVRPHCGIRHGDPISPYLFILCGEVLSGLCWKAKLEGSMREIQVARGSPRVNHLMFADDTMMFCNSSAKCCLSLLQILSDYEKKEGGVGKYLGLPEHFGRKKKDLFTSIVDRIRQRASNWSIRFLSRAGKLTMLKAILTAIPTYAMSCFLFPLSLCSRIQSSLIRFWWDKALDKKNRYWVVWGKLTKPKKAGGLGLRDIQLFNQALLAKIAWRILSSPSCLLARVLTGKYCHKKIFLDAHVPAVCSHGWRSILHGRELLHENLGKAIGNGQNIRIWKDSWISLNSPLKPYGPIHESALDLRVSDLLTDDLQ, from the exons ATGGCAGTCAAGATGGATATGTCTAAAGCCTATGATAGAGTAGAGTGGGACTTCCTAGCTCTAGTGATGAAACGATTAGGTTTTCATGACAAGTGGATTAACTGGATTTTGCAGTGTATCACATCAGTGTCTTACTCCTATCTCATAAATGACTCAGTCTATGGAGCTGTAAGACCTCACTGTGGCATTAGGCATGGAGACCCGATCTCGCCATACTTGTTTATCCTTTGTGGGGAAGTCCTCTCAGGCTTGTGTTGGAAAGCAAAGCTGGAAGGGTCGATGAGAGAGATTCAAGTTGCTAGAGGCAGTCCCCGCGTTAACCATCTGATGTTTGCCGATGACACTATGATGTTTTGCAACTCATCTGCGAAATGCTGTCTCTCCCTGCTCCAGATCCTGAGTGATTATGAAAAA AAAGAGGGAGGAGTGGGGAAGTATCTAGGACTACCTGAGCATTTTGGAAGAAAAAAGAAAGACTTATTTACCTCTATAGTGGATAGGATCCGACAAAGAGCCTCAAACTGGTCGATACGCTTCCTCTCGAGAGCAGGCAAGCTCACCATGCTCAAAGCTATTCTTACCGCTATTCCAACTTACGCAATGTCATGCTTCCTGTTTCCTCTAAGCCTATGCAGCAGAATCCAATCCTCTTTAATTCGCTTCTGGTGGGACAAAGCCCTTGACAAGAAAAACAGGTATTGGGTAGTCTGGGGAAAACTCACAAAACCAAAAAAAGCAGGGGGACTTGGTTTGAGGGACATTCAACTCTTTAATCAGGCTTTATTGGCAAAGATTGCATGGAGAATATTATCATCACCAAGCTGTTTACTTGCTAGGGTGCTTACCGGTAAATATTGCCACAAGAAAATATTTCTTGATGCTCATGTACCAGCTGTCTGCTCTCACGGGTGGAGGAGCATTCTTCATGGCAGAGAACTACTCCATGAAAACCTAGGCAAAGCAATAGGCAACGGTCAAAATATAAGAATTTGGAAGGACTCATGGATTTCACTCAACTCCCCTCTAAAACCATATGGACCAATTCACGAGTCAGCACTTGATCTCAGAGTTTCTGACCTACTCACGGACGATCTCCAGTAG